The sequence below is a genomic window from Plasmodium gaboni strain SY75 chromosome 10, whole genome shotgun sequence.
CCTCTTCCATCATATATATCCAAATAACTAATAAAAGATTATGCCTTTTGAAACAAATTACAatttattatgaaaatattgTACCTTAATACATTAGTTCCACAgtctttttataatattatttatttaatgtatatttttatagaaattatttcaacatataattatgaacatataaaaaacattcacctttataatattttataaaatgaaaaaatgaatcatattcatttcataacttaatacatatttaaatataatcattatttCGAACATCAATTCCTATACTCGTAAGAgaaaacatatattatatatataaaaaaaaaaaataaataaacacAATATCAACAAAAtacttatattatttttaatgCAATTATAATCTAAcaacaaataaaattagtacacatatatatatatatacaatcTCTTATGTAAGACATGTATATCctattcataaaaataaatatagaaaaaaatataagtaaTTAAATGGAATAATTgtatgaaataaatattcatatatgtacttaataaaataatattttaaaaaatcttttctaattattatatatatatacatatatatatatatatatatatatatatatatagatttttttttttaaagaaatattttatacattaataaatatattataatttttattatacatataaaaactttatttttgttaGATATAAACTATTATAAAActaatatatacaaaacttaattttgtttcctttctttttctttatttccacataataattttaaaaattatatctcataatatatatatatatatatattatttactaattaatttttcgaaatatattttagattaaatctttaaattttatatttatataaaaattactttttttatatttttataattattatatataagtatatatatggtctagtagaaaaataataatataaaaaaaaaaaaaaagaaatcaGTTACATTTCAATGAAACAATTATAACTCTCTTACAACAAGGTTTGTAATGGATTTGtctattatatatatatatatatatacatttatacATTTCTTTTGATTCATATagaatattaaaatatttatatacaggaaaacaaaataaaatgtactatctcataaataaaaaaagaaaaaaaaatatccAATATATAAGATAACATTTTCAAActacaaatatataatttattattaacaaataaatgcgatcaaaaaaaaaaaaaaaaagctaatgaaataaaatagaatactatataatatatatacgtatacaaattattaaattattcCCCATCTTGCCAATAAGGAAATAACTCGCTAACAAGTTGAACATATCTTCTTTTTGCATCTTCTCtatttaaattttctaCAGATTTCCAAgcattatattttcttctatCATATACATTATATCTGCTTGGTTCCTTTATATTACAATTACCAATTGTACCCTgcttataatatttatacaaatttaatttaatttcGTTAGGCaaatttacatttttaGGTACActattaataaaagaaacACTTTCCTCAAAGAGCTCAGCCATTTTAAGATTTATTCCTTGGTCTTTTTTAATGAAATTAAAGTTctacaaataaaaattataaataaaaaaattaataaatataaacttttttttaatgacaagaaataaaatataatcatatattataaaaaaaaacatatatatatatatatatatatatatatatttatttatttatcaGAAAAGActttataatataagagcacagtttatataaagatcaaaataaaatatattaccttatgtaattttttttatatatacaagtctttcttaaaaaaataaaaatcaataaaataaataataaaagaataatatatttttaaaaatatttatatatgttataaaagtttaaaaaaatgtttttatctatttattatatataaaaagtatgttctttttttaatatttcttaaatatatataaaaataattttataacTTAAAAAACACTACTATATTTAATTTCTATTTATAACcaaaattatttttgaaaccatttaaaaattatatatattacataaaaataattgaaatttttaacaaaaagggaataatataaattaaaaacaaaatatttttattattttctattgttttttttttttttttttttttttactgaactacaaaaaaaagatcttttcatattattatcatttaattaatacatataaatatttatatatatataacattaaaaaaaaaaaggatatttatcaaaataataaatgcAGTATTGACATAAaatcattataaaaatCCTGCATGCATAATTTCAGATATgcatattatttttatataatattaaagtaaaaaggtaaatatatatttatataatcattataaCTATAAATTGAGACATGGTAATTATATATCactataaaaaataagtactttaaatattttaatattcaCCAATACAATGGTTTGTAGtgttttttatatatattgtcctataataataagtttctatattattaaatatattttactatatttctatttcataatattgtattttcataaaaaaaaaagtcTATAAAACTATAATTACTACTATTTTATGTactttaaaaaagaaaaaataaaaataaaaatatacaatatCATCTATTTATAGtgaaataattattatgaacatacataatatattatatatatatatatatatttatggttttataaaaattatttttccaaaaaaaaataaatatataattttgtttatatatatatatattcatacAATTATTCACGTCATacattaaaatataataaattttttaaataaatattacatttattataaaaatattaaaaatacttacataatatatacaatcgttaattttttttttttttttttttttttttggtaaatatacataatataatttcatatttaaataaatatattaatataaaagtaaataaataaattataaaatcataagaatttataaattattctttattttgCCAATTAGGAAAAATTTCTGAAACGATTTCAACGTATCTTTTCTTAGCATCTTCTCtatttaaattttcaaCTGATTTCCAAGcatcatatttttttttatcagCAAATTTAAAATGACTTGgttcttttatattacaattACCTACAGTACtttgtttataatatttgtataaatCTAGCTTAGTCTCAACTGATAATTGGCTATCGTTAGGTAATGAGTTAATATAAGTAACAGAAGCATCAAACAACTCTTCCATTTTTTACTAAATAAGGTTATTTTGAAATGAAAAgtttaaaaatatgaaaaatatattatatatataatataatacaatattttatgtatttataattataaaaaaaaatgaagtgtaaatgatatacacatatacatttatatgttactgtttaaatttataagtgttttatttacaattataattataataatataaatatatatatataatatgtttatttttataaatattcttatatattttatataaattaaaaaaaaaaaaaaaaaaaaaaaatatatatatattcaaaaataaaattaatttgaaggattacattttattttttaaaactaAATTTTGTTATGAGCTTATATAATTAGATATTATCGTCCttgtaaatatttaaaaaatatatatattaattataaaattgaatttttactatataaaataaaaataaatcaacattatatattttgttacATCTACCTTATACTATTAAgattttattatatatgtgtatatagatatatatattaagtaaaaatgattaatataattaaaacCTTCCTccaaatatatatatatatatatatatatatatatatatatatatatattaacacaatataattataaataagaatttaataatattatatgctttaaattatttctattaatgataaaaaagaacattattatatgagattttaatatatatatatatatatatatatataatatttcttatagCATATTTTACttattcttaaaaaaaaatctaaAATTTCATtgtagtaataatattttgttatttaaatttatatattatgtagTAGTGTTCATATTGcattatatcataataacaaaaaataataaaatattatatatatataatagtatttatataaatttgttatattagctcaaaaatatatatgtgtaatttattcttttgtaatatataaaacattcacacatatatattatatatatatatattatacatatattaattacTATAAGCTTcttaaaataataaagaatttattaacacataatattttttaatcatataattcTGAGTTTGAATAAGTATTTAAAAccaatatttatatttaagtagtttattacattatatatatatatatatatatttcatatattcaATATACAACTCAATGATTAATATGTcattataaattttttttactcttattttaaaatatactttcttaatttataaaatacTAGAATACGCATcttaaataatatttaatcagatgcaaataattatatataataaacagtaaaaataaatttatgaaaaaaaaaaaaaaaaagtatatctaataatgtatatttattgctaataatatatataatatatatacaatattattaaattgcttatgattattataattttcttatatatatatatatatatatacaattcatattaatattaaaaattaattgGTACCATAAAATATCATTAAACAAATATGGTATTATAAAGTATATGTTCCTCATCTAAGAACATAAcacattaaaaaaatgttctTTTATAACAAGAAAGAAATCAtacaataataacaattttAGACACTTTCAAATCTTTTACATTCAAAAGAAATATGttaaatacatatatatatatatatatatatatatatatatttatttatttatatttaatttttctaatGTATGgcataaaatatatatggcataaaatatatattattgaaaataatactaaaagtatttttatagtagtaatataaatatattccccacctatatatttaggcttataaaaaatatatataaatttatattcGTATAAAAcattgttatataaaaaggtatataattacatttattttgtatgatcataaataatgatatatgtaataatgaaaatataacatttttttttttttttcttttggtatattaaaatgatcaatttaatgatataattgatattatttcttgaattatataaaatatatttgtaatatttttattaaataatatatatatatatatatattaatttatactttttttataaatgtaGTTATATCaacaaattaaatatttttcttcttttccttaataaaataaaattataataattatcctttattattaatcctttctcttttttcttattaccttaattttttaatttatattaaaaagtaatagaaattattattcacttttgcaaataaaaatgatttcctgtataattatcttattgctataatttataaattatatgttcttaaaaaaaaataaaaagaaaagaaaaataaaagaaaaaagatTAATAGCAcatcatattaatattaaatatataaataataaaacaataataaattattcttttatgtctaaattttatatatcataaaaaaaaattaatttatttataatttttttctttttttttttttaattaatttacACCTCAACAAATTTTTGTGaattcattattttttcctcaaaatcttctttatatttatcaaataattttttctttaattcATCAAAATAGTTTATACattcataaataaaatttacTATATCATTAACTGTTACATCTTTATTAAGTAAATTATGaaatttttctatatattcCATCTCTTCAGATGATAAGGTCTCTACAATATCATTAAGACAATCTATCCATATAGAgttattatcattaataaaattatcaCAATCATAAGTGTTATTcttatttaaatattcatcAACATAACCTTTTAATTCCTTCAATAAATCTTTCATATCTTTAGCAATATTTAGAGATTGATACCACAAATTAATAAGAACACGTTTTGGTGGAATTTCTTCTAATGTATTTAGCACATCATATAATTCTTCTTTAGTTAACTGTCTTGACAAATCATTGATATCTATAGTTTTAATATCGAccttatttttaatatttgaattatttgATTCATCAACTAATATGGTTTCTTTATAGATATTTTCTATTGATGTATAATTTTCCTTTTCAGCCTCAGACAATGTAcgtataaataatttatcatGTTCTTTTGATAAGGatgtattattttcatatagattctaaaataaaataaaaaaattttattaaatgtattacaaatatatatatatatatatatatatatatatttatttatttatttttattaaatgtataatgaaaatatattaaacaCATTATTTTGTCTTCCTACCGATAACGTTATACAGAATAATGaaattatacataaaaCTACACAcataaaatgaaaagaacTATAACTTTTATTAGATTTATTgttcattttatttaaattaaatgaatatacatctttatccttattatttacatcatttttattatcgAATATTCCATTAGATAAATTAAGCAAGAAACTATTTACTCTATTCATCCttagaaatatttatcataaGTAGGAAATgtatatctttatatatatatatatatatatatatataaataaatttaaaatagtaataaaatatataaataattcgcaaatatatatagaacaatctaaaaaaatattatcttAAACATTAGAAAAAACAAGTATAGAGTTttcttgttttttttttttttttttttttaattcataaataataaatatatatatataatactatAACAAGTCctacttatatatatattttttttttcatacttccataattatatatatatatatatatatatatatatatatatatattatataaaataaaaatatatgacaatacaaattcttttaaagataagtatatttttatttttatatacattaaatttacgaaataaaaaaaaaaaattaatttaataatattaaaatgattttttctttatttttgattttAGGAAACAATTCACTAAATCATTATTAACTTTTTATTCAAATAACACGtgtatttaaaaaataaataaaaaatatctaTAACATATTACTGTAGTTTgagaaaattttttaaaaaaataattatttctattataaaaaaatatggatcttttaatttataatattagaaatatatacatatgtgTAACATcaaaaaaacaaaaaagaaagaaaaacaaatacatatatacatacttatatacatacatatattatacaaatatattatttagccaatcaattaaaattttaacAGTTCGTTCTGTATCGGGTTCGCAAGCTAATCTGTGGGAACCATAATTCAATATATGAGCACTTAAACGTTTAAAAGAATCTTCACCATTTTTGGTATTTAAATCATTGGTTTTACCCAATCTTTTCGTTAAAAagtttttataatatccATGATCACATGAATACCATAATTTTTGTTGTTCTGTCAAATCATTTCCGGATAAAAGTACATAATTCTCTATATTTTGACATGCTCCAGTTATATCATTTTGAATGTCATCAGCCTTAGATATGTTTTCATCTCTTAGTGATATATCTCTTTTCtctttatcattattaGTCTCGTCCGATGCAGTAGGAGTATTTAATCCTTCAgtttcattttcattatcatcCCCTTTAGCATTAGAATTTTCATCATCGTTTTTGTTGTACAATTCTACCATTTTTTTAACGAAATCAACAGGACCTGTAGGATCAACAgtattatcatattttgACTGAAGAACAAAAATGTCCATATCACTCtcttctatatattttaatatttcagGAATTAAACATTTATCAGCTGCTAATACACATTCTGTAGCTGCTCCAAGTTTCACACCGTCAGAATAATGATTAGGATCAATATCTGTGTCACCTTTAATCCAGGGATATTTGTGTTTCTCATATAAAAGATCCATTTCATAAAGTggtatatattttttaacatatCTACATAAcctatataatattctattaattaatttacGCTTATGATTCTCAATACTTATCATAGGTGAAATAAGAACTAAACctttaatattatctttCCATTCCTTATTACCTTTATATATAGCTTCAATAGTTCTTAAAGCTATACATCCACCCATTGATGTTCCCAAAATTATTATAGGctttaattcatttttctctttgtattcatttataaatatttctaaCGCTTGAACAGTATCTAAAACAAAATTCTCAAAATTTTCAACAAAACATCGTTGGTTTCGAGCTCCATCTGATAAACCATGAGACTGGTTATCTATTCCAATAAATGTAAAGccattattattaaatttttcaATCCaactatttttatatgataagACTCGCTTACCACAATTGCAAGAATCACAAATACCACAAGTAGAACAAAagtaatatttattatctaCATAATCATTAACATCAGTTTCATCCATTAGTAAAacattatcatcattaacaaacatttttaaattattagCATACTGTCCTATATCGTCAAACAATTGTTTAATTAATAAACTTCTAATATTTCTATAGTAATATATACCTTCTAAAGAAGATAGATATAAGGATAAACTTTCAAACAATTCACTGttttcattaatattagatctattatataatgCGTATGATTCAATGTCAATATCAAAATTATCCTTTAATACATcatataaatcatataacATAGACAcattattttctttctgaacaatgtttttattaatatcacTATTACTAGTAAcatcattatcattactTCTTTTATAATCCTTATTTTcaacattattattacttaaACCTTCACTTGTTTCCCCATTCGCATTTACATTATGAGCATTTTCTTCctcattattattatgaataatatttgGATCAACCACgtttttttcatttaatgTCTCCTTTCCATCTTTAttccatattttttcctttataatacattccattttatcatatacagttttgaatatattgttatatatatcacttatatccttttcttttttaatatttgttatCTCATTTTCGTCTTTGGTCAATAGGTTCTCCTTAAAAATAACTTCAACTTTATCATATAAACTTTTgaacatattattatatatatcactTATATCCTTTCctttattaatatttgttATCTCATTTTCGTCTTTGGTCAATAAGTTCTCCTTAATAATAACTTCAAActtatcatataaatttttaaatacattattatatattgaaCTTACATCATTTCctttattaatatttgttaattcattttcatcagttgataataatttctcCTTAATCATAAATTCTATcttatcatataaaattttgaacatattattatcattactATATTCCTTAAAATAATCCAAAATTTTACCTATACTATAATCAGTCTCATTAACACTTTCACCTTCCTTTCTATTTCTTTCAACCCATTCAGGCATACCAGaacaaattaaatattcatttcTTAAATGTGTAGTTAAACCATGTAGAGCAAAAATGTAAGCTTTCGGATTTTCTATCTTCCAAGTATACCTAGctatttttaaattatcttTGTTTGTAAAAAAGTTTATTTCCGGATTCCTGTCGTCATATAATAACTCAACAACagatttatttttttctatttctAATGGTGATTTAGTTATTGTATTGCAATTTTCTCCTTGAACTTCTAAACTTTCATTACTTGATAAATTATCCTTCTGTTCATCGCTTTTAGGAAATTCCttaatatcattaaaatttttattcttattagATTCATTTTCTTTGGCTTTAATCATTAATTTATAGTACTCCTTACATATATTATCgattaatattttctttttataataatactcatcatataaattttgcttactttcaatattatcattttcacTCACTTTCAAAATGGGCTCATCCCTTTCTTCGGGATCCTTTAATAATTCTCCTAGACATcttgaatatatattaaca
It includes:
- a CDS encoding acyl-CoA binding protein, isoform 1, ACBP1 (transcript variant 1; alternatively spliced); this translates as MAELFEESVSFINSVPKNVNLPNEIKLNLYKYYKQGTIGNCNIKEPSRYNVYDRRKYNAWKSVENLNREDAKRRYVQLVSELFPYWQDGE
- a CDS encoding acyl-CoA binding protein, isoform 2, ACBP2, producing MEELFDASVTYINSLPNDSQLSVETKLDLYKYYKQSTVGNCNIKEPSHFKFADKKKYDAWKSVENLNREDAKKRYVEIVSEIFPNWQNKE
- a CDS encoding exported protein (PHISTa), with product MNRVNSFLLNLSNGIFDNKNDVNNKDKDVYSFNLNKMNNKSNKSYSSFHFMCVVLCIISLFCITLSNLYENNTSLSKEHDKLFIRTLSEAEKENYTSIENIYKETILVDESNNSNIKNKVDIKTIDINDLSRQLTKEELYDVLNTLEEIPPKRVLINLWYQSLNIAKDMKDLLKELKGYVDEYLNKNNTYDCDNFINDNNSIWIDCLNDIVETLSSEEMEYIEKFHNLLNKDVTVNDIVNFIYECINYFDELKKKLFDKYKEDFEEKIMNSQKFVEV
- a CDS encoding putative alpha/beta hydrolase, encoding MSVQQRTTRYMCRIFFFLFFFSVSYKTLLNIYLYNEIFLTNGQCVNIYSRCLGELLKDPEERDEPILKVSENDNIESKQNLYDEYYYKKKILIDNICKEYYKLMIKAKENESNKNKNFNDIKEFPKSDEQKDNLSSNESLEVQGENCNTITKSPLEIEKNKSVVELLYDDRNPEINFFTNKDNLKIARYTWKIENPKAYIFALHGLTTHLRNEYLICSGMPEWVERNRKEGESVNETDYSIGKILDYFKEYSNDNNMFKILYDKIEFMIKEKLLSTDENELTNINKGNDVSSIYNNVFKNLYDKFEVIIKENLLTKDENEITNINKGKDISDIYNNMFKSLYDKVEVIFKENLLTKDENEITNIKKEKDISDIYNNIFKTVYDKMECIIKEKIWNKDGKETLNEKNVVDPNIIHNNNEEENAHNVNANGETSEGLSNNNVENKDYKRSNDNDVTSNSDINKNIVQKENNVSMLYDLYDVLKDNFDIDIESYALYNRSNINENSELFESLSLYLSSLEGIYYYRNIRSLLIKQLFDDIGQYANNLKMFVNDDNVLLMDETDVNDYVDNKYYFCSTCGICDSCNCGKRVLSYKNSWIEKFNNNGFTFIGIDNQSHGLSDGARNQRCFVENFENFVLDTVQALEIFINEYKEKNELKPIIILGTSMGGCIALRTIEAIYKGNKEWKDNIKGLVLISPMISIENHKRKLINRILYRLCRYVKKYIPLYEMDLLYEKHKYPWIKGDTDIDPNHYSDGVKLGAATECVLAADKCLIPEILKYIEESDMDIFVLQSKYDNTVDPTGPVDFVKKMVELYNKNDDENSNAKGDDNENETEGLNTPTASDETNNDKEKRDISLRDENISKADDIQNDITGACQNIENYVLLSGNDLTEQQKLWYSCDHGYYKNFLTKRLGKTNDLNTKNGEDSFKRLSAHILNYGSHRLACEPDTERTVKILIDWLNNIFV